One genomic segment of Intestinimonas butyriciproducens includes these proteins:
- a CDS encoding GntR family transcriptional regulator, with translation MEQYETLFSRVYQDLKGRIVTGQLPAGSDFPSIQRLRQEYQIGFRTAKEVTVRLREDGYIASRDRKPPQVCWEGGMPAALAVLSHRGHLSELYDALAVVMPLLSSFASQTCDMRLLPCYEQTKRAMHRGIKPHEWGLMPRLCRELFQACGNPLFSEVYARFNRYSHLPFFFACDDSPLLAQMDRYGDFFAALENRNIQEKYNWLTASYLRTADAVRMSLRRLEAEYRDVALPPAEPFQWKSLYGCDPIYIQITQDLITKINTGVYPLEQYLPHEAELAKAYGVSLTTVRKALAELRWLGYCRTLNVKGSIAQRRSIETARRTVRNPTRKRDAMRYLYGLQFMALLAGPAARLAAPRFTAEEKAALAAQFKRPDAIPLILLVECIGRHLDPEPLRAIFLETEHLVRWDYCTLLHEPRSERVRRVNHKSRAAFDALLAEDMETFSLEMADYYRRSFQMVRTQYIQYYRLGEAEAVMAPPLGLL, from the coding sequence ATGGAGCAGTATGAGACCTTGTTCTCCCGGGTCTATCAGGATTTGAAAGGGCGGATCGTGACCGGACAGCTCCCCGCCGGCAGCGACTTCCCCTCCATCCAGCGCCTGCGGCAGGAATACCAGATCGGTTTTCGCACCGCGAAAGAGGTGACGGTCAGGCTGCGGGAAGATGGCTACATCGCCTCCAGAGACAGAAAACCGCCGCAGGTCTGCTGGGAGGGCGGCATGCCCGCCGCCCTTGCAGTGCTGTCCCACAGGGGACATCTGTCGGAACTGTATGACGCCCTTGCGGTCGTCATGCCGCTGCTGTCATCCTTTGCCTCCCAGACATGTGATATGCGTCTCTTGCCCTGTTATGAACAGACGAAGCGGGCCATGCACCGGGGCATAAAGCCCCACGAGTGGGGCCTTATGCCCCGGCTGTGCCGGGAACTGTTTCAAGCGTGCGGAAACCCTTTGTTTTCTGAAGTCTATGCCCGCTTTAACCGGTATAGCCACCTGCCGTTTTTCTTTGCGTGTGACGACTCCCCACTTCTCGCGCAAATGGACCGGTATGGGGATTTTTTCGCGGCCCTGGAAAACCGGAACATCCAGGAAAAATACAACTGGCTGACTGCCAGTTATCTGCGCACTGCGGACGCCGTTCGGATGTCGCTCCGTCGGCTGGAGGCGGAGTACCGGGACGTAGCGCTTCCCCCGGCGGAGCCCTTTCAGTGGAAAAGTCTGTATGGATGCGATCCGATCTATATCCAGATCACACAGGATCTTATCACCAAGATCAACACCGGCGTCTATCCGCTGGAACAGTATCTTCCCCATGAAGCCGAACTCGCCAAAGCCTACGGCGTCTCCCTGACCACGGTGCGCAAAGCGCTGGCCGAACTGCGGTGGCTTGGTTACTGCCGTACCCTCAACGTAAAGGGCAGCATCGCCCAGAGGCGTTCCATTGAGACCGCCCGCCGCACCGTGCGGAATCCCACCCGAAAGCGGGACGCGATGCGGTATCTCTACGGACTGCAATTCATGGCCCTGCTGGCCGGCCCTGCCGCACGGCTGGCCGCTCCGCGTTTCACCGCGGAGGAGAAAGCGGCCTTGGCGGCCCAGTTCAAGCGCCCCGACGCCATCCCGCTGATCCTCCTGGTAGAGTGCATCGGCAGGCATCTGGACCCGGAGCCCTTGCGGGCAATTTTCCTTGAGACAGAGCACCTGGTGCGCTGGGACTACTGCACCCTTCTGCATGAGCCCCGTTCCGAGAGGGTCCGGCGGGTAAACCACAAAAGCCGTGCCGCCTTCGACGCTCTGCTGGCGGAGGATATGGAGACCTTTTCCCTGGAGATGGCCGACTACTACCGCCGCTCTTTCCAGATGGTCCGGACACAGTATATCCAGTATTACCGGCTCGGCGAGGCGGAGGCCGTCATGGCTCCACCTTTGGGGCTCCTCTAA
- a CDS encoding ABC-ATPase domain-containing protein, with amino-acid sequence MQTSTDLKELLARIDRKGYPAYKDTKGTYQFPGYVLSIDHVQGDPFAAPSKLSIHVSGQTAAFPRTLYRMPCQRIALQDELTRRFGRQAEQVSFQAKGSGHSGLVSVSRCGQEVLERTACRLDPRSGDLLLRLEVGFPANGRTINARELEKILFDLLPRCVQTALLYRNLDAKRLQAVADLAEDQHYIREALPGLGLCAFVADGSILPRASGVSARPMREGVVFQSPKELAVTLELPHRGKLTGMGIRKGVTLIVGGGYHGKSTLLKALELGVYNHIAGDGREYVITEDGAMKIRAEDGRSVQRTDISMFINHLPNGKDTTRFVTEDASGSTSQAANVVESMEAGASLLLIDEDTSATNFMIRDELMQRVIHRDMEPITPFIERTRELYDAHGISTVIVAGSSGAYFHIADHIIQMERYVPRDITALAKREAEAFPINSAPPEPAGALNLDRRPKASPEFQSGDRIKLKTMGRDGVSLNRETIDLRYVEQLIDSEQTAALGYCMLYAQKHLLDGRRTLRQVVDALDELMERDTLAALCESRSGVAFLARPRKQEIFACLNRYRGLKM; translated from the coding sequence ATGCAGACATCGACAGACTTAAAGGAGCTGCTCGCCAGGATCGACCGGAAAGGATATCCGGCCTATAAGGACACAAAGGGGACCTACCAGTTTCCTGGGTATGTGCTCTCTATCGACCATGTCCAGGGAGACCCCTTTGCCGCGCCCTCCAAGCTGAGCATCCATGTGAGCGGGCAGACTGCCGCCTTTCCACGGACACTGTACCGGATGCCCTGCCAGCGTATTGCGCTTCAGGACGAGCTGACCCGCCGGTTTGGGCGGCAGGCGGAGCAGGTGTCCTTCCAGGCCAAGGGTTCGGGGCACAGCGGCCTGGTCTCGGTGAGCCGCTGCGGCCAGGAGGTGCTGGAGCGCACCGCATGCCGCCTGGACCCCAGGAGCGGCGACCTTCTGCTGCGCCTTGAGGTGGGCTTCCCGGCCAATGGGCGGACCATCAACGCCCGGGAGTTGGAGAAGATATTGTTCGATCTCCTGCCAAGGTGTGTGCAGACTGCGCTGCTTTACCGGAACCTGGATGCCAAGCGGCTACAGGCTGTGGCCGATCTGGCGGAGGACCAGCACTATATCCGTGAGGCGCTTCCCGGATTGGGCCTGTGCGCTTTTGTGGCGGACGGGAGCATCCTGCCCAGGGCTTCGGGGGTTTCCGCCCGGCCCATGAGGGAGGGTGTGGTGTTCCAGTCTCCCAAGGAGCTGGCCGTGACCCTGGAGCTACCCCACAGGGGCAAGCTCACCGGCATGGGGATCAGGAAGGGCGTCACCCTTATCGTGGGCGGCGGCTATCATGGCAAGTCCACTCTGCTGAAGGCACTGGAGCTCGGGGTATACAACCATATTGCCGGGGATGGTCGGGAGTATGTCATCACGGAAGACGGCGCCATGAAGATCCGCGCCGAGGACGGAAGGAGCGTCCAGCGGACGGATATCTCCATGTTCATCAACCATCTGCCCAACGGCAAAGACACCACCCGGTTTGTGACCGAGGACGCCAGCGGCAGCACGTCCCAGGCGGCCAATGTGGTCGAGAGCATGGAGGCGGGGGCCTCCCTGCTTCTGATCGACGAGGATACCAGCGCCACCAACTTCATGATCCGGGACGAACTGATGCAGCGGGTCATCCACCGGGATATGGAGCCCATCACGCCGTTTATCGAGCGGACCCGGGAATTGTATGACGCCCACGGTATTTCCACAGTAATCGTGGCCGGGAGCTCCGGCGCGTACTTCCACATCGCCGACCACATCATACAAATGGAACGGTATGTGCCCCGGGACATCACCGCCCTTGCAAAGCGGGAAGCCGAGGCATTCCCGATAAACAGCGCGCCGCCGGAGCCGGCGGGGGCGCTGAACCTTGACCGGCGCCCCAAGGCTTCGCCGGAATTCCAGAGCGGGGACCGAATCAAACTCAAGACCATGGGCCGGGATGGGGTATCCCTCAACCGGGAGACCATCGATCTGCGGTATGTGGAGCAGTTGATCGACAGCGAGCAGACAGCCGCCCTGGGCTACTGCATGCTCTATGCGCAGAAGCACCTGCTGGACGGCAGGCGGACGCTGCGGCAGGTGGTGGACGCGCTGGATGAGCTGATGGAGCGGGACACCTTGGCGGCCCTCTGTGAGAGCCGATCCGGCGTCGCGTTTCTGGCGCGGCCGAGAAAGCAGGAGATTTTTGCCTGTCTGAACCGCTACAGGGGCCTGAAAATGTGA
- a CDS encoding hybrid sensor histidine kinase/response regulator, which produces MTALDQTTRERLKRAAAYRGFVHLALYSTEGEAEVLCGEDVALENKEIFLVSMNSGDKLVTLGTTAGGEMMLLYGISVGYPNDVGYPMPGGQRCTALVAGFPIKQLSDALSLGVDNTLIFTHIIRADGSFVAKNTDIPPDSCYDWIRGNGRDYGLEDIDDTMAELRQAVETRTEFSMVVPIGGEMRHAYCAPLPNTEWTIVTVMPRGVLDETLTTLGNQRVWTALAGCSIIMLAMLAIFLGYFRLSRQQMVELDKTRQKAERANQAKSEFLSNMSHDIRTPMNAIVGMTAIATTNIDKPDQVKDYLRKITFSSRYLLSLINDVLDMSKIESGKLTLDMELISLREVMDNIVSIVQPQISAKKQVFDIFIQDIREERVYCDGVRLNQALINLLSNALKFTPAGGQIHVTLSQEPSPKGEGYIRTHFSVEDTGIGMSPEFQSRIFESFVREDNKRVHKTEGSGLGMAITKHIVDAMDGTIEVQSELNKGSQFHVTLDLERFEEREEEMLLPAWDILVVDDDERLCISAADALQEIGLRADWTLDGSSAVEMAERRHAEARDYHIVLLDWQMPGMDGIETARRMREKIGEDVPILIISAYDWSSIEAEARATGVSGFLSKPLFKSTLYYGLSRFKEGAEAKNEADQKAGADYTGRRLLIAEDNELNWEIARELLAPYGFELTWAENGRICLEKFQVSEPGWYDAVLMDLRMPMMDGYEATRAIRACDRPDADIPIIAMTADAFSEDIQRCIQCVMNAHAAKPLDMRELLRTLQGLMSPTANGPG; this is translated from the coding sequence GTGACCGCCCTGGATCAGACGACCAGAGAGCGGCTCAAGAGAGCGGCCGCATACCGGGGCTTTGTCCACTTGGCGCTCTACAGCACCGAGGGAGAGGCCGAGGTCCTCTGCGGGGAGGATGTGGCGCTGGAGAACAAGGAGATTTTCCTGGTCAGCATGAACAGCGGCGACAAGCTGGTGACCCTGGGGACCACGGCCGGCGGCGAGATGATGCTGCTCTATGGTATCTCCGTGGGCTATCCCAACGATGTGGGCTACCCCATGCCCGGCGGACAGAGGTGTACCGCCCTGGTGGCGGGCTTTCCCATCAAACAGCTCAGCGACGCCCTTTCCCTGGGCGTGGACAACACCCTGATCTTCACCCATATCATCCGGGCCGACGGCAGTTTTGTGGCAAAAAATACGGACATCCCACCCGACAGCTGCTACGACTGGATCAGGGGAAATGGCCGGGACTACGGCCTGGAAGACATCGACGACACGATGGCGGAGTTGCGGCAGGCCGTGGAGACCCGCACGGAGTTCAGCATGGTGGTGCCCATCGGCGGCGAGATGAGACACGCCTATTGCGCGCCCCTGCCCAATACGGAGTGGACCATAGTCACGGTTATGCCCCGCGGCGTTCTGGACGAGACGCTGACTACTCTGGGCAATCAGCGTGTGTGGACCGCCCTGGCCGGGTGCAGTATTATCATGCTGGCAATGCTGGCGATCTTTCTGGGCTATTTCCGCCTCTCCCGGCAGCAGATGGTGGAGCTGGACAAGACGAGGCAGAAGGCGGAGCGCGCCAACCAGGCTAAGAGCGAATTCCTGTCCAATATGAGCCACGACATCCGCACCCCCATGAACGCCATCGTGGGCATGACGGCCATCGCCACCACGAATATCGACAAACCGGACCAGGTGAAGGACTACCTGCGGAAGATCACGTTCTCCAGCCGGTATCTGCTGAGCCTCATCAACGACGTGCTGGACATGTCCAAGATCGAAAGCGGCAAGCTGACGCTGGACATGGAGCTCATCTCCCTGCGGGAGGTCATGGACAACATCGTCAGTATAGTACAGCCCCAAATCAGCGCGAAAAAGCAGGTGTTTGACATCTTCATCCAGGACATCCGGGAGGAGCGAGTCTACTGTGACGGCGTGCGCCTCAACCAGGCCCTGATCAACCTGCTCTCCAATGCGCTGAAATTCACGCCTGCCGGCGGCCAAATTCATGTGACGCTGAGCCAAGAGCCCTCTCCAAAAGGGGAGGGATACATCCGCACCCACTTCTCGGTCGAGGACACCGGCATCGGCATGTCCCCAGAATTCCAGAGCCGGATTTTTGAGTCTTTTGTGCGGGAGGACAACAAACGGGTCCACAAGACCGAGGGCAGCGGTTTGGGCATGGCCATCACCAAGCACATCGTAGACGCCATGGACGGCACTATCGAGGTACAGAGCGAGCTGAACAAGGGCAGCCAGTTCCATGTGACGCTGGATCTGGAGCGATTCGAAGAGCGGGAGGAGGAGATGCTCCTGCCCGCCTGGGACATCCTGGTGGTGGACGACGACGAGCGGCTCTGCATCAGCGCCGCCGACGCACTGCAAGAGATCGGACTGCGGGCAGACTGGACGCTGGACGGCTCCTCCGCCGTTGAGATGGCGGAGCGCCGCCATGCGGAGGCGCGGGATTACCACATCGTGCTCCTGGACTGGCAGATGCCCGGTATGGACGGCATCGAGACTGCACGAAGGATGCGGGAGAAGATTGGGGAAGACGTTCCCATCCTGATCATCTCCGCCTATGATTGGAGCAGCATCGAGGCGGAGGCCCGGGCTACAGGGGTCAGCGGCTTTCTCTCCAAGCCGCTGTTCAAGTCCACGCTGTACTATGGGCTCAGCCGCTTCAAGGAAGGGGCGGAGGCCAAGAACGAGGCCGACCAGAAGGCCGGGGCGGACTATACCGGCAGGCGGCTTCTGATAGCGGAGGACAATGAACTGAATTGGGAAATCGCCCGTGAGCTGCTTGCCCCCTATGGATTTGAGCTGACCTGGGCGGAAAACGGTCGAATCTGCCTGGAGAAGTTCCAGGTGTCCGAGCCGGGCTGGTATGACGCGGTGCTGATGGACCTGCGGATGCCGATGATGGATGGCTATGAGGC
- a CDS encoding HD-GYP domain-containing protein: MEQTIGNVPYVAPQTLLIVDDDAINRGILDNIFSAYYKVEEAEDGRVGLEKITAAPENYCAVLLDVMMPEMDGLETLQHLKGLGLVDEVPVFLITAESRDALMREAYNLGVMDVISKPVVPYIVTRRVNSVVELFRARKSLSSQVMKQQAELLRQAERIILLNQGMIEALSTAIEFRSEESGDHVRRIHDITQYMLEHTAWGEGLTRESTEQIALASIMHDVGKIAIPDAILNKPGRLTPKEFEIMKTHTTEGARLLGRIPQLRENGAYYYACDIARHHHERWDGGGYPDGLKGDEISPWAQIVSLADVYDALSCKRVYKDAFPRAQVLEMIRGGACGVFNPKLLDAFFSVEESLAGLYQSE; this comes from the coding sequence ATGGAACAGACCATAGGGAATGTCCCATACGTCGCCCCGCAGACGCTGCTGATCGTGGATGACGACGCGATCAACCGCGGCATCCTGGACAATATTTTCTCTGCCTATTACAAGGTGGAGGAAGCGGAAGACGGTCGGGTCGGACTGGAGAAGATCACGGCGGCGCCGGAGAACTACTGCGCGGTCCTTCTGGACGTGATGATGCCGGAGATGGACGGCCTGGAGACCTTGCAGCATCTCAAGGGATTGGGGCTTGTGGATGAAGTGCCGGTGTTCCTCATCACGGCCGAGAGCAGAGACGCCTTGATGCGGGAGGCTTACAATCTGGGAGTCATGGATGTCATCAGCAAACCGGTGGTACCCTATATCGTGACGCGACGGGTCAATTCAGTGGTGGAGCTGTTTCGGGCCAGGAAGAGCCTGTCCAGCCAGGTCATGAAGCAGCAGGCCGAGCTGCTCCGGCAGGCCGAGCGGATTATTCTGCTCAACCAGGGGATGATCGAAGCGCTGTCCACGGCCATCGAATTTCGAAGCGAGGAGTCCGGGGACCATGTCCGGCGCATCCACGACATCACCCAATATATGCTGGAGCACACCGCCTGGGGGGAGGGACTGACCCGGGAGAGCACGGAACAGATCGCCCTGGCCTCCATCATGCACGACGTGGGAAAGATCGCCATCCCCGACGCCATTTTGAACAAACCCGGCCGCCTGACGCCGAAGGAGTTTGAGATCATGAAGACCCACACGACAGAGGGGGCCCGGCTGTTGGGACGGATCCCGCAGCTGCGGGAGAACGGGGCCTATTACTATGCCTGTGACATCGCCCGCCACCACCATGAGCGCTGGGACGGGGGCGGGTACCCGGACGGCCTGAAGGGGGACGAGATCTCTCCCTGGGCACAGATCGTCTCTCTGGCCGATGTATACGACGCGCTGAGCTGCAAGCGGGTCTACAAGGACGCTTTCCCCCGGGCGCAGGTACTGGAGATGATCCGCGGCGGAGCGTGCGGCGTATTCAATCCTAAACTGCTGGACGCCTTTTTCTCGGTGGAGGAATCACTCGCCGGACTGTACCAGTCGGAGTAA
- a CDS encoding Hpt domain-containing protein, which produces MEAWKKEQLTAAGVDVHGALERFMGNEALLERMLQRFTGDANYAQLLAAADKRDTEEALRAAHTLKGMTGNLSMTALCPLFTRQVELLRAGDPDGAYAMLPEITLAYERIVGAIGAIGR; this is translated from the coding sequence ATGGAAGCTTGGAAAAAGGAACAACTCACCGCTGCGGGCGTCGACGTGCACGGCGCGCTGGAACGGTTTATGGGAAACGAGGCACTCTTGGAGCGGATGCTGCAGAGGTTTACCGGCGACGCCAATTACGCGCAGCTCCTGGCGGCGGCGGACAAGCGGGACACGGAGGAGGCACTGCGGGCGGCCCATACGTTGAAGGGGATGACCGGGAACCTGTCGATGACGGCGCTGTGTCCGCTGTTCACCCGCCAGGTGGAGCTGCTGCGTGCTGGGGACCCGGACGGGGCTTATGCCATGCTGCCGGAGATCACACTGGCCTATGAGCGGATAGTCGGAGCCATCGGCGCGATCGGCAGATAA